From the Nitrospirota bacterium genome, the window AATCCCGTCGCCCGCTCCATAATTAAGAGACAAATGAAAATAGTGATGGCGTTCAGGAGTTGAAGACGCAAAGAGCATAGCGCATAGCGTTCAAAGATAAGACACATAGCGCGTTTCGTTAAACTTTGTTTTTACGCTTTACTCCATGCGCTCTGCACTATGCGCTTTTCATCTTTAAAAAGGTTATCGAGAGGCTGAAGACGAAGTTTTTTTGCTTCACAATGCTTTCACGGCGGCGTACCCAAGTGGCTAAGGGGGAGGTCTGCAAAACCTTTATGCGCCGGTTCGAATCCGGCCGCCGCCTCCAGACTATAATCATTCCCCGATGATCTTGACCAAAGCCCTTTTCTTTCGTCTGCCATCAAACTCCCCGTAAAATATCTGCTCCCACGGACCAAAATCGAGCCTTCCATCAGTCACGGCAACCACAACCTCCCTGCCCATAATCTGCCGCTTCAAATGGGCATCAGCGTTATCCTCTCCAACATTGTGCTGATACTGGGAGACCGGTTCATGGGGAGCAAGTTTCTCCAGCCAGACATCATAGTCGTGATGAAGTCCGGGGTCGTCATCGTTAATAAAGACAGATGCCGTTATATGCATGGCATTTACAAGCACAAGCCCCTCCTTGATACCGCTCTCCCCAAGACACGCTTCAACCTCAGGGGTAATGTTTATAAAGGCCCGCCGGGTGGGCACCTCAAACCATAGTTCCTTACGATAGCTCTTCATATTACACCCTCCCCTTGTATTGTTACGTTTTCATCCAAAATGAGCAAACTGTCAAATCATTAAATATGAAAGCTCAAGGTCTAAACAGCTCAAGCCATGTTTCACAACCCTCCAAAAGTTTGCCAGCTGCAGCCGGGACGGTCTCTCATATACCCCCTCAACCAGTTATATTGAGGGTGTTTTTGTAAAAAGGCTTTTACGTCAAAAGGCATGCCACAGGCATGCCCCCACCGGGCCTGAAAACTCATATTTTCCACCATGGCAGAATCAACGACCTTCCCATCGCCTGCTCCCCATGGATAGTAAGGCCCCTGACCGGCATGACTGCCATACTTTGCATCGTCAAGTTCCAGATGTCCGCATATTGTCCGGGAAGAGGGATTATCCTGTTCTTGAAGATAAACATCCCCATGGTCTGATATGATCTCTTTGGCTTTATCAATATCCACATCAATGCCCTCTTTGTCCAGCAGCTCCATAAACCGCAAGCGGCGGGCACCGTTGTAGCGGATATCGGAATAACTATTACCACTGCACTCCTGGTTGCGTATCCTCAGGTCAGCAGCCACATTATAACCGCTGTAAAAACCGTCATCCTTTTTCTCGAAACCAAGATATTTTAATCCTATCTCAACTCTTGCAATCTCTTTTGTTTTAATATCCCCTAACAGCCAACTACCGGCATAACCACCATTGTTATTTTTCCACATCCTGTTTTTCCAGTCTTCAATGCTTTGGGCATATTGACACGCCTTGCGGGACCGGTAAAATTCCGGCTCCTTATTATTGTCAAACCCCGAAAAACCGGAGATGGTGGTTTCTGCCACAACCAGTTTTGCTCCGGTTATCCACCAGTCTATGGTACTGGCAATATAGCCCGGAGGGGCTTGAAAAAGCAAGCGGTAGCCGTTGGCCGGATGGATATCCAGAATTATGTTGTAGTGATCCGACGCAGCATACCTGTCCCAGCAGTTGTGAGCCATGACAATATTGCCGTCTTTGGTGGCATTCCCGGTTGTAATAAATGCACTGCAGCGGTGTGCATTTTTAAACCAGTGCGGTTGTGAATCATTGTACATCGGCCACCAGTAACCCAGCAGGTCCTGGTAGCTGTTCCAGGTCAGGATCTCCTCAAAACTGGTCAGAAAACGATTGGCACAGGCACCATCGGCAATACCCTGCAGTTCCTGGGTGAATTCATCATCAATATGCCGAGGGAAAAGCTCATTGGCCTTCTCAATAAAAAAATCCCACTCCATCCCTGTATCCCATTTGGCCAGAAACCTGTTTACCCTTATGGCCTCTTTTATTTGAGAGGCAAGGTAGTAACCATGCTGAAAGCCGCGCTGGTAGGGTTCTCCTGCAATCCTCAGATAAATCCAGCCGTCTCTTGACTCCGGTTCTCCCCCTGTCAGGAGGTCTTTTAAATAGTTATTTGTCATCAAATTTTCCTAAAAAACATCTTTGGCAAAAACTTTGTTCCCCTATAAATACTTAACATATCAGAGAGATTCAGCAACATATAGCATCCCACGTTGTCCAATAGTTAGCCCCCTTCCCTCCTTCCGTAGCAACAATACCTACAATAGCAGTGCAGTTTGATTTGCAACCGATATCCGGTTTGCTGCCAGGTTTCGGAGGAAGAGTCTTTTCTTCAAATTTTCGTCCTGAAGCCCTGACCGTTACTTTGAATATCCCTGACAGGTTAGGTGTCTGCAGAATCTCCTCAGGATTATCAGAGTTTATAATTCCCGACCAACTACTATCAGCCTGTTCAATCCTGACCTCCCATCTGGTAATATATTTTGAAGTCTCATGTTCCGGCGATATATAGGCCCAAAACTGTGCACCATCACCCAATTCTACCTTGTTTTTCATTGTTTCTACGTTGTCCTGAAATTCACTCATTGTAACCCCCCCTGGTTTCAGGTTTTGAAGACTTTGTACCCCCCTCTGCTTAGCCAGAACTTTTGCTACAGACTCAACGGTTGCCATCAGCGCCGCAAAACCCAAAGCCAAGCAACGGGTTTTGCGGCTGGCTGAAAGGTTTAGCTATGATTCGCCTTCACCGATTGGCTCGGAACTGGTTCCCAAGAACGCACGGCCTGCCGCAAAGTAGATATAGACCGGCTTCTCGTTTCTTAGTACATCAATTACGTTTTCGAACATAGCGGAAGGCAAATGCATCCGGATGATTCCATTACTTACATAATCGTCCTCAAAGAACTGCCCCGGATCATTGAATCTGATCCATGCAACGACCTTTCCGTTTGTGTCCTTCAGCTGGATTTGGGCACGGTTGGTTTGATAACCGGAAGGACTTCCGTAAAACAGAACACTGTAACTACCGATTGTATGAGCCATGATTGATTCTCCTTTTGTTTAGTATTTTTTGTTAGACCTGCTAAAGACAGATTAGAAAACCTACCTGTTACCGTTACTCACCTCCTTTCATTTGAGACTTTCACCCCCCCTCTGCGGGCTTTGGAATAATCCGTATTCCTTGTATCTTGCCCCTTTATATCCTGAACGTTATCTGTATTACCATTATGGCTGCACTATAAACACACTTCCAGCGCTTCTTCAACAGACTCAACTCGAAAGTTGACCGACAACTATCCGGGTATCTTGAAATATTATACTGAAGCCGGACAATATATGGATGGTAAAAATACCCTTACAACTACAGGGTTTGGGGGAATGGGAAAGAATCATCTGTATTGGGCTACAATACAAGGATAAAATTCATATTACAGATTACACGGGGTTGAGATAGAAGATGATCTTTAGTGGAGTGCCTGCACAGCTTGTATTGGCCTTTTTAGTGGATTCGCTTATTGGTGATCCCCGATGGTTTCCGCACCCCATAAGGTGTATTGGAGAGTTCATATCCTGGCTTGAAGGACGGGCAAGAAGGTTTTGCCACAGCCCTGTGACTGAAAAGGTCTCGGGTGGAGTGATTGTTGCAGTCGTGGTTGGTACAACCTATTTTGCAACTTATCTCTTTACTGAAACAGTATCCTCCGTATTCCGGGATGTCTCGATATTAAATATTATCTCTTTAAATGATATAGTCATTGCATTGGCCGGTTCCCTGACTATTGCACTCAGGGGGCTGCGGGAATCTGCGGGAAACGTGCTCTCTGAACTCAAACGGTCTGATCTTGATTCTGCAAGGGGGCAGCTTGGACATATCGTCGGCAGGGATACGGAGGGACTGAATGAGGAGGGAATTTTGAGGGCAACCATTGAGACCCTCTCTGAAAATGTCTCAGACGGGGTGATTGCACCAATGTTTTACTTTGCAATCGGCGGCCTTCCTCTTGCTATGGCATACAAGGCAATAAACACATTGGACTCCATGCTCGGTTACAGGAATGAGAGATACATAAATTTTGGATATGTGGCTGCAAGGCTTGACGATATTGCCAATTACATCCCGGCAAGGCTCACGGCCTGGGCCATAATATTCTCTGCTGCTGTGCTGTCGTCAGATAAGTTGAGCCCTTCAAGGGCAGTAAGGGTGATGCTGAGAGATGGAAGGAAGCACTCAAGCCCCAATGCAGGTCTGCCGGAGGCGGCGATGGCAGGAGCCCTTGGGATTCGGCTTGGAGGGCCTTCTTCTTATAGGGGGGTTGTCAGTGAAAAACCATTCATCGGGGAAGGTAAGCGGGAGCTTGAAGTTGAGGATGGTGCTATGGCAGACAGGATTATAAAGGCTGCAGGAGGCATTGGGATGATTTTCTGCGTAATGCTCTCTATATTGATACACAGAATTTTAATCATATGATACAGCTTGAACAAAACAGAGGATATTAACCACAGAGGGCACAGAGAGCTCAGAGAAAAAAACAAGACATGAATTTGTTCAAAAGAAAGTCAGGGGTTTAAAAAAAAATTATAATTCAGTTTTATTTAGTATCCGCGTTTATCTGCGAAAATCTGCGGCCAATTGAACTCTTTATTCCGGTCTTTGCAAACTTGCCCCGGTTCAATGCTTACTTCTTCCCCCCGCCTTGTTATGTTCGGTCTTCCAGGGTCTTGATGCTATCACAAAAGCGGCAACAAGGGTCAATAATATCCAGTCCCTGCCAATCAGTATGAGCGAGGCCCAGCTATATCCTCCATATGGCTTTCTGAGTTCAGTGTAGAGGTCTCCAACGAGTATTATTCCAAGCACAAGGGGCACAAAGTATTTGATAAGTATATCCCACCAGAAACCGAGCTTGATGGTGGATATCCTGTTGATATGCTGCCTCAGGACCTTTATCCTGAAGAACCAGCCCACGAGTATGCATTCAAATATACCCACAACAATCAGTCCGTAGTGAGTAAGGAAATGGTCTACTATGTCGAGCCACAGCAGCCCTGCCTGCGTGGTAAAGATGACAGATCCGCAGAAACCCAGAATGGAGACAATAGTTATAAGACGTTTTCGCCTGATCCCGAATTTATCAACCATTGCTGATGTGAATGCCTCAATTATAGAGATGGAAGAGGAGAGGCCGGCCACCACAAGGCAGAGGAAAAAGATCGCACCGAAGATATTCCCTCCCGGCATAAGGCTGACCGCTTTTGGGTATGCAACAAAGGCAAGGCCTATACTCTGTGAGACAACTCCGGAGAGGGGTTCACCCTGTGTTGTGGCCATAAAACCAAGGACAGAGAATACCGCAACCCCTGCAAAGAGTGAATACCCACTATTGATAAACGCTGTCAGCAATGCATACCTGGTAATATTTGCCTTTTCAGGAAGATAACTCGCATATGCTATCATGATCCCGAAACCAAGGCTTAGGGTAAAAAATATCTGGCTGTAGGCATCGATCCATACCCTTGGGTCCGAGAGCCTCGAAAAATCGGGGGTCAGGTATGCCCGAACTCCGGACATCGCCCCCTCAAGTGTGAGAGACCAGAAGACGAGCACAGCAGTCAGCACAAAGAGCAGGGGCATGAATATCCTGTTTGCAAGCTCAATCCCCCGCTGCACGCCCCTGTGGACTATAAACCAGTTTATAAACCAGATAACGAGGAGTGCAAAAAATATCGGTGTCCTTATCTGTCCTATCTCTGACGGTGAATTGCTTACGGAGAGGAAATCCTTGAAGAAAAATGTGTTAGGATCATTACCCCAGCCAAGGTTAAAGGAGAGGAAAAAGAAATTAAGGCACCAGGCAACTATTACCATATAATAAAGCACTATGCCGAACATCACAAACGTTACGGCCCACCAGCCAAGCCATTCCCAATTCTTCCTTATCTTTGCATAGGCAAGAGGAGCTGATCCGATACGCTCATGTCCAACGGCAAATTCCAGTATCAGCAGGGGGATTCCCGCTGTCAGGAGGGCGGTAAAGTAGGGTATAAGAAAGGCTCCACCACCATAGTTATATGCCATATAGCTGAATCGCCAGATATTGCCGAGCCCTATTGCCGAGCCCACTGCGGCAAGCAGAAAACCAAACTGGCTATTCCACTGCTCCCTCTTCATCTATTCGGATAACTCCTTCACTCTCCGTATAATCTCATCTGCAATCTCTGCTGTGGAAAGGGAATCCGTCTCAATTAGGATATCCGCCTTTTCATAGAATGGCTCTCTGTAGTCAAGAAGGTCTCTTATCTTTTTCAGGGGATCGTCCACATTCAGGAGGGGCCGTTCTCCGGAAGTGCTTGTGCGTTTCAGGATGGTCTCAGGGGTTGCTTTAAGACAGACTATCACGCCCTTTTCCCTGAGGGCCTTCATGTTTTCCTCTCTCAGGACAACCCCTCCGCCAGTGGAAATCACTACATTGTCCTGCCCTGCAAACTTTCTTACGATCTCTGTCTCCCTGTCACGGAAGTAGCGCTCACCAAAACGGCTGAATATCTCATTGATCGTCAAGCCCTCGGCCTTCTCTATCTCTTCATCAAGCTCGACAAGCTTCATTCCAAGCCGGTTGGCAAGCTCCCTGCCCACAGCAGTTTTACCGCTCCCCATAAATCCGGTAAGCACAATATTTTTCATTCTTTCCCCAAAGATTTTTTCAGCCTCACGATTACCCTTTTAAAGATGAAAAGCGCATGGAGCAGAGCTCATAGAGCAAAGCGTAAAGACAAAGCTTATAAGGAGTCCCATGTCCTACGTGCTATGCGTCTTATCTTTAAACGCCTTTCGCTATGCTCTTTGCGTTTTCAAATCCCCTCAAAAATCTCCCCTTTTGAAGTGTGCAAGATTATACCGGATTTCTGAAAAAATCCGTCTACATATTCTTCAGATAATTCTCATAATTTCTCTTTGTCTCCTCCATGCTGTCACCACCGAACTTCTCCAGAAGGGCATCTGCAATTACCAGTGACATAACTGCCTCACCAATTACCGAGGCTGCCGGCACTGCACAGACATCAGACCTCTCGTATGCAGCCTCAAAGGGTTCACCTGTAACAATATCAACAGACCTGAGGGGTTTGCGCTGGGTTGGGATCGGCTTCATGACTGCCCTGACTACTACAGGCATACCGTTTGTAATTCCACCTTCTATGCCGCCGGCATGATTCGTTTTTCTGAGGACAGACCTGGGGGACTCAGCGTCAGGAGAGGGATATATCTCATCCATCACTTCAGCACCCGGTCTCTCTGCAAGCTCAAATCCACTACCGATTTCAATACCTTTTATGGCCTGAATGCCCATGAAGGCATGAGCAAGGCGGCCGTCAAGTCTCCTGTCCCACTGAATATGGCTGCCAAGGCCGACCGGCACACCCACGGCATGTACCAGGAATGTGCCTCCAAGGGAGTAGCCCTCCCCTGTTGCCATCTCAATGGCCTCCTTCATCCGGGTTGCCGTATCATCCTCAGGACACCTGACATCAGAGGACTCAGCACTTCGGGATAACGCCTTCAGATCCTCCACTTTCAAAACAGACGGGTCAATGCTCATGGATGCATTGCCTATGGCCGTAACAAACCCTCCAACAGTTATGCCGAACTCCTCAAGAAACCTTCTGGCAATTGCGCCTACAGCAACCCTCATGGCTGTCTCCCTTGCAGAGGACCTCTCAAGGATGTTCCTTATATCATCCTGATGATACTTGGTTGCACCAGGCAGATCGGCATGCCCTGGTCTTGGTCTTGTAACAGGCTGCACAGAGTCCTTCTCTTCCGCAAGAGGCGACATCCCCTCCTGCCAGTTTTCCCAGTCACGGTTTTCAATAAAAAGGGCGACCGGTGATCCAATTGTAACCCCCCATCTGATTCCGGAAATAAACTCAACACTGTCTGACTCTATCTTCATCCTGCCGCCACGGCCAAAACCGGTCTGTCTCCTGCCAAGTTGCCGGTTTATATAATCAGGTGTTATCTGCAGATTTGCAGGAATACCCTCGATAATGCCTGTCAGCCCCTTTCCGTGAGACTCTCCTGCTGTAAGAAAACGCAACCTGAACATTACCGTATCACTCCTTTCAAGTTTAGCCTATGGTCATTTTATGCTCCTGAGAGCTATACATATTAACATATTATCATCAGGGTTATCTTTTGGAAGGTGCAGTGCCATTGCTGATTATATTTATCGGTGGGAAAAGTTTGAGGGGATCAACGGGATGGGAGTTCAGGAGTTGAAGAGCAAATGGCTTCACGATTAGGCTGTAATTGTCAATGCGAGGAGCAAAGCGACGAAGCAATCTGTTTTAAAAATCAGACGGACATAGATTGCTTCGTTCTGCCGCAATGACAAAAAGGGCATTTCTTCAGACTTTTTACGACTTTATCAATCCTTATATGTCCTTGAAAGTAGAAATATGACAATTCCCAATCCGGCAAATACCATCATGAGGAAGACAGAAAAGTTCTTTCTGAATTCAAGTTCTTTAAAGGTTTTATCTATCTTTTCCTCAATGAGACCCAATTTCTTTACAAACTTGTCTGTGCTCTGCTTAACGAGGTCCACATTAACGGTATGAAACAGGGTGCGATATTCTACATGGGTACGGAAGAGACTCTTATCCTCCTCATCGGTAAAAACTCCCTCACTCTTTAATTTCTTCAGGTCATTATCTATATCTCTTATCTTTTTTTCTGTAAGGAAAAGCGCCTGTTTCATAATCTTGGCCCTTTCATAGGAATGGCATTTTGAACACCGCGACTCATTTATAATTTTTATACTCGCCTTCTGAATATTGTGAGAGCCGTGACAGGTTACACAGTTTGGCCCTGTTTTTGAAGCCTTAAGGGCCTTTCCGTGTCCGCTCTCAAGATAGTTCTTCAGTATGCCTATATGGCATTTACCACACACTTCAGGAACTTCGCTGTATTTTGGAGTACCGACAAAACCCCTTTCTGGCGACATAGCCATCTCCGCATCTTCCGGATCACCGCCATGACAGTTTTCACATGAAACATCGTTATGGTAATGCCAGCTCTTTTTCCACTCCTGCGGGATATCACGAAACTCGGGCTTTATAATATCCGAGGTATGACATTCAATACATACACTCTCCTCAACAAGGCCGCCTGCCCATGGTTTGGTGAGAAACTCTTTCCCAAAAATATCCCTGTATCCTGCATCAGCAGTTGTAGCAATAGTTAAAAGAGTTAAAAGCAGCAGTATTGAAAGAATATATCTCATGAAGACCTCCCCCACATGGTTAAAACGACCCATAGAACCAGCGATGCAGTAAAAGTGGCAAGCAGAAGGGGTCTCTTTAGTATGTTTCTCTCTGTTTTTGTATCAAAGAACGGCCATAAGAGGAATGTGCCTATCAGGGCTATCTGCATACTTATTCCAAGGAATTTGTTCGGAATAAGCTTCAGCATCTGATAAGGTGCCAGAAAATACCACTGAGGTTTTATATAAGCAGGTGTCATTAAAGGATTAGCAGGAATATTGGAGGCCTCCGGCAGAAACAGTGTCGGCATGAAGGTAATTACGAAAAACATTACAACAAGATACAACGCCACCATGTACAGCTCCTTAAGTACAAAATACG encodes:
- a CDS encoding secondary thiamine-phosphate synthase enzyme YjbQ, which produces MKSYRKELWFEVPTRRAFINITPEVEACLGESGIKEGLVLVNAMHITASVFINDDDPGLHHDYDVWLEKLAPHEPVSQYQHNVGEDNADAHLKRQIMGREVVVAVTDGRLDFGPWEQIFYGEFDGRRKKRALVKIIGE
- a CDS encoding C45 family autoproteolytic acyltransferase/hydrolase translates to MTNNYLKDLLTGGEPESRDGWIYLRIAGEPYQRGFQHGYYLASQIKEAIRVNRFLAKWDTGMEWDFFIEKANELFPRHIDDEFTQELQGIADGACANRFLTSFEEILTWNSYQDLLGYWWPMYNDSQPHWFKNAHRCSAFITTGNATKDGNIVMAHNCWDRYAASDHYNIILDIHPANGYRLLFQAPPGYIASTIDWWITGAKLVVAETTISGFSGFDNNKEPEFYRSRKACQYAQSIEDWKNRMWKNNNGGYAGSWLLGDIKTKEIARVEIGLKYLGFEKKDDGFYSGYNVAADLRIRNQECSGNSYSDIRYNGARRLRFMELLDKEGIDVDIDKAKEIISDHGDVYLQEQDNPSSRTICGHLELDDAKYGSHAGQGPYYPWGAGDGKVVDSAMVENMSFQARWGHACGMPFDVKAFLQKHPQYNWLRGYMRDRPGCSWQTFGGL
- the cbiB gene encoding adenosylcobinamide-phosphate synthase CbiB — translated: MIFSGVPAQLVLAFLVDSLIGDPRWFPHPIRCIGEFISWLEGRARRFCHSPVTEKVSGGVIVAVVVGTTYFATYLFTETVSSVFRDVSILNIISLNDIVIALAGSLTIALRGLRESAGNVLSELKRSDLDSARGQLGHIVGRDTEGLNEEGILRATIETLSENVSDGVIAPMFYFAIGGLPLAMAYKAINTLDSMLGYRNERYINFGYVAARLDDIANYIPARLTAWAIIFSAAVLSSDKLSPSRAVRVMLRDGRKHSSPNAGLPEAAMAGALGIRLGGPSSYRGVVSEKPFIGEGKRELEVEDGAMADRIIKAAGGIGMIFCVMLSILIHRILII
- a CDS encoding shikimate kinase, whose product is MKNIVLTGFMGSGKTAVGRELANRLGMKLVELDEEIEKAEGLTINEIFSRFGERYFRDRETEIVRKFAGQDNVVISTGGGVVLREENMKALREKGVIVCLKATPETILKRTSTSGERPLLNVDDPLKKIRDLLDYREPFYEKADILIETDSLSTAEIADEIIRRVKELSE
- the aroC gene encoding chorismate synthase, producing the protein MFRLRFLTAGESHGKGLTGIIEGIPANLQITPDYINRQLGRRQTGFGRGGRMKIESDSVEFISGIRWGVTIGSPVALFIENRDWENWQEGMSPLAEEKDSVQPVTRPRPGHADLPGATKYHQDDIRNILERSSARETAMRVAVGAIARRFLEEFGITVGGFVTAIGNASMSIDPSVLKVEDLKALSRSAESSDVRCPEDDTATRMKEAIEMATGEGYSLGGTFLVHAVGVPVGLGSHIQWDRRLDGRLAHAFMGIQAIKGIEIGSGFELAERPGAEVMDEIYPSPDAESPRSVLRKTNHAGGIEGGITNGMPVVVRAVMKPIPTQRKPLRSVDIVTGEPFEAAYERSDVCAVPAASVIGEAVMSLVIADALLEKFGGDSMEETKRNYENYLKNM
- a CDS encoding sodium-dependent transporter, producing MKREQWNSQFGFLLAAVGSAIGLGNIWRFSYMAYNYGGGAFLIPYFTALLTAGIPLLILEFAVGHERIGSAPLAYAKIRKNWEWLGWWAVTFVMFGIVLYYMVIVAWCLNFFFLSFNLGWGNDPNTFFFKDFLSVSNSPSEIGQIRTPIFFALLVIWFINWFIVHRGVQRGIELANRIFMPLLFVLTAVLVFWSLTLEGAMSGVRAYLTPDFSRLSDPRVWIDAYSQIFFTLSLGFGIMIAYASYLPEKANITRYALLTAFINSGYSLFAGVAVFSVLGFMATTQGEPLSGVVSQSIGLAFVAYPKAVSLMPGGNIFGAIFFLCLVVAGLSSSISIIEAFTSAMVDKFGIRRKRLITIVSILGFCGSVIFTTQAGLLWLDIVDHFLTHYGLIVVGIFECILVGWFFRIKVLRQHINRISTIKLGFWWDILIKYFVPLVLGIILVGDLYTELRKPYGGYSWASLILIGRDWILLTLVAAFVIASRPWKTEHNKAGGRSKH
- a CDS encoding multiheme c-type cytochrome, producing the protein MRYILSILLLLTLLTIATTADAGYRDIFGKEFLTKPWAGGLVEESVCIECHTSDIIKPEFRDIPQEWKKSWHYHNDVSCENCHGGDPEDAEMAMSPERGFVGTPKYSEVPEVCGKCHIGILKNYLESGHGKALKASKTGPNCVTCHGSHNIQKASIKIINESRCSKCHSYERAKIMKQALFLTEKKIRDIDNDLKKLKSEGVFTDEEDKSLFRTHVEYRTLFHTVNVDLVKQSTDKFVKKLGLIEEKIDKTFKELEFRKNFSVFLMMVFAGLGIVIFLLSRTYKD